In Polaribacter sp. L3A8, a genomic segment contains:
- the sufB gene encoding Fe-S cluster assembly protein SufB, translating to MSKYTEEDLEKELETQEYKYGFYTDIESDTFPVGLSEDVVRAISKKKNEPEWMTEWRLEAYRVWEKMEEPEWANVHYEKPKFQDIAYYSAPKKKPKLNSLDEVDPELLDTFKRLGISLDEQKKLANVAVDIVMDSVSVATTFKKTLGEKGIIFMPISEAIQEHPELVRKYLGTVVPTTDNFYAALNSAVFSDGSFCYIPKGVKCPMELSTYFRINEGGTGQFERTLVVADAGSYVSYLEGCTAPSRDENQLHAAVVELIAMDDSEIKYSTVQNWYPGNKEGKGGVYNFVTKRGLCETNAKISWTQVETGSAVTWKYPSCILKGNNSVGEFYSIAVTNNHQQADTGTKMIHLGKNTKSTIISKGISAGHSQNSYRGLVQINARAENARNFSQCDSLLMGNACGAHTFPYIEVKNKSAQIEHEATTSKIGEEQLFYCNQRGIDTEKAIALIVNGFSKEVLNKLPMEFAVEAQKLLEISLEGSVG from the coding sequence ATGAGCAAGTACACAGAAGAAGATTTAGAAAAAGAATTAGAAACCCAGGAGTATAAGTACGGTTTTTATACAGATATAGAAAGTGATACATTTCCTGTAGGATTAAGTGAAGATGTTGTTCGCGCAATTTCTAAGAAGAAAAACGAGCCAGAATGGATGACTGAATGGCGTTTGGAAGCTTATAGAGTTTGGGAAAAAATGGAAGAACCAGAATGGGCAAATGTGCATTATGAGAAACCAAAGTTTCAAGACATTGCGTATTATTCTGCTCCAAAAAAGAAACCTAAATTAAATTCTTTAGACGAAGTTGATCCAGAATTATTAGACACTTTTAAGCGTTTAGGGATTTCTTTAGACGAACAAAAAAAATTAGCTAATGTTGCTGTAGATATTGTTATGGATTCTGTTTCTGTAGCTACTACTTTTAAAAAGACATTAGGTGAAAAAGGTATTATTTTTATGCCAATTTCAGAAGCAATTCAAGAACATCCAGAATTGGTTAGAAAATATTTAGGAACCGTTGTACCAACAACAGACAACTTTTATGCAGCATTAAATTCGGCAGTTTTTTCTGACGGGTCTTTCTGTTACATTCCTAAAGGTGTTAAATGCCCAATGGAATTATCTACCTATTTTAGAATTAATGAAGGTGGAACAGGACAATTTGAAAGAACCTTAGTTGTTGCAGATGCAGGAAGTTATGTTTCTTATTTAGAAGGTTGTACGGCACCAAGTAGAGATGAAAATCAATTACACGCAGCTGTTGTAGAATTAATTGCAATGGACGATTCTGAGATTAAATATTCTACCGTACAAAACTGGTATCCTGGTAATAAAGAAGGAAAAGGTGGCGTTTACAATTTTGTAACAAAAAGAGGCTTGTGTGAAACCAATGCTAAAATTTCTTGGACACAAGTAGAAACTGGTTCTGCGGTAACTTGGAAATATCCTTCTTGTATTTTAAAAGGAAACAATTCTGTTGGTGAATTTTACTCAATTGCAGTAACAAACAATCATCAGCAAGCAGATACTGGTACAAAAATGATTCACTTAGGTAAAAATACCAAGTCTACCATTATTTCTAAAGGTATTTCTGCAGGACACTCACAAAACTCATATAGAGGATTGGTACAGATAAATGCACGAGCAGAAAATGCACGTAATTTTTCTCAGTGTGATTCTTTATTAATGGGTAACGCTTGTGGTGCACACACTTTCCCTTATATAGAAGTAAAAAATAAATCGGCACAAATAGAACACGAAGCAACTACAAGTAAAATTGGTGAAGAACAATTATTTTACTGTAACCAACGTGGTATCGATACAGAAAAAGCAATTGCATTAATTGTAAACGGATTTAGTAAAGAGGTTTTAAACAAACTTCCAATGGAATTTGCTGTAGAAGCGCAGAAATTATTAGAAATTAGTTTAGAAGGAAGTGTTGGATAA
- a CDS encoding four helix bundle protein, with product MSFKSFEEIESWKKARVFNKLIYSITSQENFSKDFDLIRQIRRASVSITSNIAEGFERSTDKEFVYFLFVAKASAGEVRSQLYLANDLQYINNEDFHQLKSKVIEISKLIGGLIKYLKK from the coding sequence ATGAGTTTTAAATCTTTTGAAGAAATAGAAAGTTGGAAAAAAGCTAGAGTTTTTAATAAACTTATTTATAGCATTACTTCACAAGAAAATTTCTCTAAAGATTTTGATTTAATTAGACAAATAAGAAGAGCTTCTGTATCTATAACATCAAATATTGCAGAAGGTTTTGAAAGAAGTACAGACAAAGAGTTTGTTTATTTTTTATTTGTAGCTAAAGCTTCAGCAGGAGAAGTAAGGTCGCAATTATATTTAGCAAATGATTTACAATATATAAATAATGAAGATTTTCATCAACTTAAAAGTAAAGTTATTGAAATATCAAAGTTAATAGGAGGGTTAATAAAATATTTAAAGAAATAA
- the sufC gene encoding Fe-S cluster assembly ATPase SufC has protein sequence MLKIENLQASIDDKSILKGLNLEVKAGEVHAIMGPNGAGKSTLANIIAGKDDYEVTAGTIELNGEDISELAPEERAHNGVFLSFQYPVEIPGVSVTNFIKTAINETRKAKGLEDMPAKDMLKMIREKSELLEIDRKFLSRSLNEGFSGGEKKRNEIFQMAMLEPKLAILDETDSGLDIDALRIVANGVNKLKSKDNAVIVITHYQRLLDYIVPDFVHVLHDGKIVKSGDASLALELEAKGYDWIKQELV, from the coding sequence ATGTTAAAAATAGAAAATTTACAAGCAAGTATAGACGATAAATCAATTTTAAAAGGATTGAATTTAGAAGTAAAAGCAGGTGAAGTACATGCAATTATGGGGCCTAATGGTGCTGGAAAAAGTACCTTGGCAAATATTATTGCAGGGAAAGACGATTATGAAGTTACTGCTGGAACTATTGAATTAAATGGTGAAGATATTAGCGAATTAGCACCAGAAGAAAGAGCACATAATGGTGTGTTTTTATCTTTTCAATACCCTGTAGAAATTCCTGGAGTTTCTGTTACAAACTTTATCAAAACGGCTATTAACGAAACTCGTAAAGCAAAAGGTTTAGAAGACATGCCTGCAAAAGACATGTTAAAAATGATTCGTGAGAAATCTGAATTATTAGAAATAGACCGTAAATTCTTATCTCGTTCTTTAAACGAAGGTTTTTCTGGAGGAGAAAAGAAACGTAACGAAATCTTTCAAATGGCAATGCTAGAACCAAAATTAGCAATTCTTGATGAAACTGATTCTGGTTTAGATATTGATGCTTTGCGTATTGTTGCAAATGGTGTTAATAAATTAAAATCTAAAGACAATGCAGTAATTGTAATTACACACTACCAACGTTTATTAGATTATATCGTACCAGATTTTGTACACGTTTTACACGATGGAAAAATCGTAAAAAGTGGAGACGCTTCTTTAGCTTTAGAATTAGAAGCAAAGGGATACGATTGGATTAAACAAGAACTGGTATAG
- the sufD gene encoding Fe-S cluster assembly protein SufD: MELKNKLLSSYVAFENDVDTNSDVHEIRSKAFQNFEELGFPTKKLEAWKYTSLNSVLKQDYSLFPNKENAIELADVRKYFIHDIDAYKLVFIDGKYSSFLSETTHDTFDVCLMSAALTKPKYKAVIENYFNKIAKEDNLTSLNTAFANEGAYIYIPKNVEVEKPIQIINFTTGNEAATMLQPRNLIVVEQNAHVQIIERHQSLTSNPVLTNSVTEVYAAKDATVDIYKIQNDDNNASLIDNSYVEQKSNSVVSVHTFSFGGNITRNNLNFYQRGEHIDSILKGITILDGKQHVDHNTLVHHIEPNCESHQDYKGIYDARSTGVFNGKVVVNKEAQKTNAYQKNNNVLLSDKATVNAKPQLEIFADDVKCSHGCTIGQLDDEALFYMQQRGIPKKEGKALLMFAFANTVLESVKIPEVKQRITKLIAKKLGVNIGFDL, from the coding sequence ATGGAATTAAAAAACAAACTATTATCATCATACGTTGCATTTGAAAATGATGTAGACACCAATTCTGATGTGCATGAAATCCGTTCAAAAGCGTTTCAAAATTTTGAAGAACTAGGCTTTCCTACTAAGAAATTAGAAGCTTGGAAATACACCTCTTTAAACTCAGTTTTAAAGCAAGACTACAGCTTGTTTCCAAACAAAGAAAACGCTATTGAATTAGCAGATGTAAGAAAGTATTTTATACATGATATAGATGCTTATAAACTTGTTTTTATAGACGGAAAATACAGTTCTTTCTTATCTGAAACTACACACGATACTTTTGATGTTTGTTTAATGTCTGCGGCATTAACAAAACCAAAATACAAAGCTGTAATTGAAAATTACTTTAATAAAATAGCTAAAGAAGACAATTTAACTTCTTTAAATACCGCTTTTGCAAACGAAGGTGCCTACATCTACATTCCTAAAAATGTTGAAGTAGAAAAACCAATTCAGATTATCAACTTTACAACAGGTAACGAAGCTGCAACAATGTTGCAACCAAGAAACTTAATTGTAGTTGAGCAAAATGCACATGTTCAAATTATAGAACGTCATCAAAGTTTAACTTCTAACCCAGTTTTAACAAATTCGGTAACAGAAGTTTATGCTGCAAAAGATGCTACTGTAGATATTTATAAGATTCAGAATGATGACAATAATGCTTCTTTAATAGATAACTCTTACGTAGAACAAAAATCGAATAGTGTAGTATCTGTACATACTTTTTCTTTTGGTGGAAATATTACCAGAAACAATTTAAACTTTTATCAAAGAGGAGAACACATCGATTCTATCTTAAAAGGAATTACTATTTTAGACGGAAAACAACATGTAGATCATAACACTTTGGTACATCATATAGAACCAAATTGTGAAAGTCATCAAGATTATAAAGGAATTTATGATGCACGTTCTACAGGTGTTTTTAACGGTAAAGTAGTTGTTAATAAAGAAGCGCAGAAAACAAATGCATATCAAAAAAACAACAATGTTTTATTAAGTGATAAAGCAACGGTTAACGCAAAACCTCAACTAGAAATTTTTGCTGATGATGTAAAATGTTCTCATGGTTGTACTATTGGTCAACTAGATGATGAAGCTTTATTTTACATGCAACAACGTGGTATTCCTAAAAAAGAGGGGAAAGCTTTATTAATGTTTGCTTTTGCAAATACTGTTTTAGAAAGCGTTAAAATACCAGAAGTAAAACAACGTATAACAAAATTAATAGCTAAAAAATTAGGTGTTAATATTGGTTTCGATCTTTAA
- a CDS encoding serine hydrolase domain-containing protein: protein MKIFKRILLLVLIFVLVTVIYNYPKLNMLSGYSAKNIASSVFVANRTLAFTDKTDNNFAPVNLASDAIDLESKIATSSAFGLLTRKAVYRKGLGAVLSLEKSDETANYLVPRRLEADNNTPYPYGNAPQKDTIFANLDYAKIDSSLDFLFDSINQTRAVLVIYKDQIVSEKYADGFDQDSKLLGWSMTKSLLSTVFGIMQTQGGINVFNKAPIASWQNDKRKNITISNLLQMNSGLEWDENYEEISDATKMLFLERDMTKMQENKPLVGKPNETWNYSSGTTNLLSGILRSYFKTHQEYLDFWYTNFIDKIGMNSMLLEADLSGNYVGSSYSWATTRDWGKFGLLYLKNGNWNGEQLFTKKWVDYMTTPTPTSDGTYGAQFWLNAENHFKDVPSNMYYADGFQGQRVYVLPDQEMVIVRFGLKNFDENEFLKGIISSIEE from the coding sequence ATGAAAATTTTTAAACGTATTCTACTTTTAGTATTGATTTTTGTTTTGGTTACAGTAATTTATAATTATCCAAAATTGAATATGTTATCTGGCTATTCTGCTAAAAATATTGCTTCTTCTGTTTTTGTTGCCAATAGAACTTTAGCCTTTACAGACAAAACAGATAATAATTTTGCGCCTGTTAATTTAGCTTCTGATGCTATTGATTTAGAAAGTAAAATAGCAACTTCTTCTGCGTTTGGCTTATTAACTAGAAAAGCTGTTTATAGAAAAGGGTTAGGAGCTGTTTTATCCTTAGAAAAAAGCGATGAAACAGCAAATTATTTAGTTCCTAGAAGATTGGAAGCAGATAATAATACACCTTATCCTTACGGAAATGCACCACAAAAAGATACTATTTTTGCAAATTTAGATTATGCTAAAATAGATAGCTCTTTAGATTTTTTGTTTGATTCAATAAACCAAACAAGAGCAGTTTTAGTTATCTATAAAGATCAAATTGTTTCAGAAAAATATGCAGACGGATTTGATCAAGACTCAAAATTATTAGGTTGGTCTATGACTAAGAGTTTGTTAAGTACTGTATTTGGTATTATGCAAACTCAAGGTGGAATTAATGTGTTTAACAAAGCTCCAATTGCTTCTTGGCAAAATGATAAGCGTAAAAATATTACCATCAGTAATTTATTGCAAATGAATTCTGGTTTGGAATGGGATGAAAATTATGAAGAAATTTCTGATGCCACTAAAATGTTGTTTCTAGAAAGAGATATGACCAAAATGCAAGAAAACAAACCTTTGGTTGGCAAGCCAAACGAAACTTGGAATTACTCTTCTGGAACCACTAATTTATTATCCGGAATTTTAAGAAGCTATTTTAAAACACATCAAGAATATTTAGATTTTTGGTACACCAATTTTATTGATAAGATAGGAATGAATTCTATGCTCTTAGAAGCCGATTTAAGCGGAAATTACGTAGGTTCTTCTTATTCTTGGGCAACGACAAGAGATTGGGGTAAATTCGGTCTTTTGTATCTTAAAAATGGAAATTGGAACGGAGAACAATTGTTTACAAAAAAATGGGTAGATTATATGACCACACCAACGCCAACTTCTGATGGAACTTATGGTGCTCAGTTTTGGTTAAATGCAGAAAACCACTTTAAAGATGTGCCTAGTAATATGTATTATGCAGATGGTTTTCAAGGACAAAGGGTGTATGTTTTACCAGATCAAGAAATGGTTATTGTCCGTTTTGGGTTGAAAAACTTTGATGAAAATGAGTTTTTAAAAGGTATTATTTCTTCTATTGAAGAATAA
- a CDS encoding aminotransferase class V-fold PLP-dependent enzyme, which yields MINVDKIREDFPILKRTVHGKPLVYFDNAATSQTPQVVIDAIVDYYSNYNANIHRGVHTLSQEATDKYEQARIKIQKHFNAKEAYEIILTSGTTDSINRVAAGFASLLNAGDEIIVSALEHHSNIVPWQMLCEKTGAVLKVIPMLEDGSLNMEAYHNLLNEKTKLVFCNHVSNALGTINPIEEIINAAHKVNAAILIDGAQATPHIKPDVQALNVDFYVASAHKLCGPTGVGMLYGKQEWLEKLPPYQGGGEMIANVTFEKTTYAGLPHKFEAGTPNICGGIAFGAAIDYLNSIGFNEIAAYENELLAYGTQELLKIEGLKIYGTTKDKTAVISFNVNDIHPYDIGSILDKLGIAVRTGHHCAQPIMDFYKIPGTVRASFSFYNTKEEIDILVTGLKRAVMMLS from the coding sequence ATGATAAATGTTGATAAAATTCGTGAAGATTTTCCAATTCTAAAAAGAACGGTTCACGGAAAACCTTTAGTCTATTTTGATAATGCTGCTACTTCTCAAACACCGCAAGTTGTTATTGATGCCATTGTAGATTATTATAGCAATTACAATGCTAATATTCACAGAGGTGTGCATACTTTAAGTCAGGAAGCGACAGATAAATATGAGCAAGCACGTATTAAAATTCAGAAACATTTTAATGCAAAAGAAGCTTATGAGATTATTTTAACTTCTGGTACTACGGATAGTATTAATAGAGTTGCCGCTGGTTTTGCATCCCTTTTAAATGCAGGTGATGAAATCATTGTTTCTGCATTAGAACACCATTCTAATATTGTGCCTTGGCAAATGTTATGTGAAAAAACAGGTGCTGTTTTAAAGGTCATTCCGATGTTAGAAGATGGTTCTTTAAATATGGAAGCTTATCATAATTTATTAAATGAGAAAACAAAATTGGTTTTTTGTAACCATGTTTCTAACGCATTAGGAACCATTAACCCAATTGAAGAAATTATTAATGCTGCACACAAAGTAAACGCAGCTATTTTAATTGATGGAGCTCAGGCTACACCTCATATAAAACCAGATGTACAAGCTTTAAACGTTGATTTTTATGTAGCTTCCGCTCATAAATTATGTGGCCCAACAGGTGTTGGAATGTTATACGGTAAACAAGAATGGTTAGAAAAACTACCTCCTTACCAAGGTGGTGGAGAAATGATAGCTAACGTAACTTTCGAAAAAACAACCTATGCTGGTTTGCCTCATAAATTTGAAGCCGGAACACCAAATATTTGTGGAGGGATTGCTTTTGGAGCTGCCATAGATTATCTAAATTCTATTGGTTTTAATGAAATCGCAGCGTATGAAAATGAACTTTTAGCTTACGGTACGCAAGAACTTTTAAAGATTGAAGGCTTAAAAATTTACGGAACCACTAAAGATAAAACAGCGGTGATTTCTTTTAATGTAAATGATATTCATCCGTATGATATTGGCTCAATATTAGATAAATTAGGAATTGCAGTTAGAACAGGCCATCATTGTGCACAACCAATTATGGATTTTTATAAAATACCCGGGACTGTAAGAGCTTCTTTCTCTTTCTACAACACAAAAGAAGAAATAGATATTTTAGTTACTGGACTAAAAAGAGCTGTAATGATGTTGTCTTAA
- a CDS encoding G-D-S-L family lipolytic protein: MKNYKYIGLFLLTLGLTSCDVNNDLDAIPEEVAANVQLNVNGLDFSKYVSIGASFTAGFTDGALFKAAQENSFPNILAKKFGTDFNQPLMNDNIGGLLYSGNVIQGPRLFFNGSGPESLTATPTTEVTSSVSGNLNNFGIPGAKSFHLLAAGYGNSAGVIPGLANPYFARMASSPTATVLGDAMAQSPTFFTLSEIGGNDVLGYALSGGAGVDQSPSEENPTGNLNLATYGSNDITNPLVFANVFNGMVATLTSGGAKGVVANLPYITTLAHFTTVPYNPLDPNDAETGPTLKAQIPLLNSVFGAVNQIYVGAGEPERSIVFSATETNSLVIYDEDATDLTAAITNSLGASPTFVPFVESIGLPAAAAPLVANLLGQQYGKARSATSNDLFVLPSSRVIGTVNMTAAGTLIAQSGGLLPATLAGQFSAEGITLPLEDKWVLTPQEQLAIKTATDAYNTVIEDAVASNDNIAMVDFKGILQEASTGITFDNYILTTGLVTGGLISLDGVHLTGRGYALMANKILVAMDAKFGSNFTTATNGLAKAVDFPTNYSPLLQ, translated from the coding sequence ATGAAGAATTATAAATATATAGGATTGTTTCTTTTAACTCTTGGTCTTACATCTTGTGATGTAAACAATGATTTAGATGCAATTCCAGAAGAAGTAGCAGCAAATGTTCAATTAAATGTAAATGGTTTAGATTTTTCTAAATACGTTTCTATTGGAGCCTCTTTTACTGCAGGTTTTACAGATGGAGCTTTGTTTAAAGCAGCTCAAGAAAACTCTTTTCCTAATATTCTAGCTAAAAAGTTTGGCACAGATTTTAACCAACCTTTAATGAATGATAATATTGGAGGGTTATTGTATTCTGGGAATGTAATACAAGGACCAAGATTATTTTTTAATGGATCTGGACCAGAATCTTTAACAGCAACCCCAACTACAGAAGTTACTTCTTCTGTAAGTGGAAACTTAAATAACTTTGGTATTCCGGGTGCAAAAAGCTTTCATTTATTAGCGGCAGGTTATGGTAACTCTGCGGGCGTTATCCCAGGGTTAGCAAACCCTTATTTTGCAAGAATGGCATCTTCACCTACAGCTACGGTTTTAGGGGATGCAATGGCACAGTCACCAACTTTTTTTACATTATCAGAAATTGGTGGTAATGATGTTTTAGGCTATGCACTTTCTGGAGGTGCTGGAGTAGATCAATCTCCATCTGAAGAAAACCCTACAGGAAATTTAAATCTGGCAACGTATGGATCTAATGATATTACAAACCCTTTAGTTTTTGCAAATGTTTTTAACGGTATGGTTGCTACATTAACTTCTGGAGGAGCAAAAGGAGTAGTTGCTAATTTACCTTATATTACAACATTAGCACATTTTACAACCGTACCATATAATCCATTAGACCCTAATGATGCAGAAACTGGACCAACTTTAAAGGCTCAAATACCTTTATTAAATTCAGTTTTTGGCGCTGTTAATCAAATATATGTGGGTGCTGGAGAACCAGAGCGTTCTATTGTTTTTTCTGCTACAGAAACAAATTCTTTAGTTATATATGATGAAGATGCAACAGATTTAACTGCTGCAATTACTAATAGTTTAGGTGCGAGTCCAACTTTTGTTCCTTTTGTAGAATCGATAGGGTTACCTGCTGCAGCTGCACCTTTGGTGGCTAATTTGTTAGGGCAACAATATGGAAAAGCAAGATCTGCAACTTCTAATGATTTATTTGTTTTACCAAGTAGTAGAGTAATCGGTACGGTAAATATGACTGCAGCTGGTACTTTAATCGCTCAAAGTGGTGGACTTTTACCAGCAACTTTAGCGGGGCAGTTTTCTGCAGAAGGAATTACGCTTCCTTTAGAAGATAAATGGGTACTTACACCACAAGAACAATTAGCAATAAAAACCGCTACAGATGCTTATAATACAGTAATTGAAGATGCTGTTGCTTCTAATGATAACATTGCAATGGTAGATTTTAAAGGTATTTTACAAGAAGCTTCTACAGGAATTACTTTTGATAATTATATTTTGACTACAGGTTTAGTTACTGGTGGTTTAATTAGTTTAGATGGAGTTCATTTAACAGGTAGAGGATATGCCTTAATGGCTAATAAAATTTTAGTAGCTATGGATGCTAAATTTGGATCTAACTTTACAACAGCTACAAATGGTTTAGCGAAAGCAGTAGATTTTCCAACAAATTATTCACCGCTTTTACAATAA
- a CDS encoding TonB-dependent receptor, with the protein MIKKIILLAFIAFSSVAMVAQTTVTGTVKDAKTGELIPGANIKISRKAVGTTTDFDGNFVLQVTDNPPFTLEISVLGFHPEKIEITKNKQKVTVSLTENETSLDEIVVSASRTPERIMESPVTVERMDSRAIKNTSAPSFYDGLENLKGVDINTNSLTFKSVNTRGFATFSNTRFMQLVDGMDNSSPALNFALGNLLGMSELDVKTVELLPGASSALYGANAFNGIMFMTSKSPFDDQGISVSMKGGVTSQEAAGNNEFYDFNVRMAYAFSDKFAAKATLSYLEGEDWHATDYRNTDGDEYIAGDRSDPNYNGVNVYGDVASTNLGGAIGRVSRTGYNENDLMDYGVKSVKFGSSLNYRPFGDDRLEVIWNSKIGVGTTQYLGGQKYSIKNFFLEQHKLEFKGKNFFVRGYMTNEDAGDSYNTLFAALNVNRAWSSDQNWFTEYAGAFLTSTGTTEAEKHAGARAYADRNRLIPGTSEFKAALDKVTSDPDLITGAKFRDQTKLYHADANYNFQDVIDFAEIQVGGSYRRYSLNSFGNIFTDSDGPIDYDEYGVYTQAQKKFLEDDRLKVTASLRYDKAQNFDGNFSPRVSFAYAGGENKNQNFRASFQTGFRNPTTQDQYIGLDVGNAILVGGVEDNIDRYTTTFQDGNGDTYTLTGRDAYENSFTVASGGTVKANVDFVKPEKVTAFEVGYRGLIPVSLNNITIDLSVYYNQYEDFIANKNVIVPYNTVGGFKVFQLYTNSAADINSYGATIGLNTKVLKGFNLGLNYTYAKFDFDQASDPDFEAGFNTPEHKVKLQFGKTDLFKNFGFNVNARWQDEYRWEASFLDGTMKARTVIDAQINYSVPSMKSVFKLGGANLTGQEYLGATGVGAVGSQYYLSWTINN; encoded by the coding sequence ATGATAAAAAAAATTATACTTCTAGCGTTTATAGCTTTTAGTAGTGTTGCAATGGTTGCTCAAACCACTGTTACAGGTACTGTTAAAGACGCTAAAACAGGAGAATTAATTCCTGGAGCCAACATTAAAATTTCAAGAAAAGCGGTAGGTACTACTACAGATTTTGATGGTAATTTTGTACTACAAGTTACAGATAACCCACCTTTTACTTTAGAAATTTCTGTACTAGGTTTTCATCCAGAAAAAATAGAAATTACAAAAAACAAACAAAAAGTAACTGTTAGTTTAACAGAAAATGAAACCTCTTTAGATGAAATAGTTGTTTCTGCTTCTAGAACTCCAGAACGTATTATGGAGTCTCCTGTTACGGTAGAAAGAATGGATAGTAGAGCAATAAAAAATACCTCTGCACCTAGTTTTTATGATGGCTTAGAAAATTTAAAAGGAGTAGATATTAACACAAACAGTTTAACTTTTAAATCTGTTAATACACGTGGTTTTGCAACGTTTTCTAACACGCGTTTTATGCAGTTGGTAGACGGAATGGATAATTCTTCTCCAGCATTAAATTTTGCATTAGGTAATTTATTAGGAATGTCTGAGCTAGATGTAAAAACGGTAGAATTACTTCCAGGGGCATCTTCTGCATTATATGGTGCAAATGCTTTTAATGGTATTATGTTTATGACAAGTAAAAGCCCTTTTGATGATCAAGGAATTAGTGTTTCTATGAAAGGTGGAGTTACAAGTCAAGAAGCTGCAGGAAATAATGAATTTTATGATTTTAATGTTAGAATGGCGTATGCATTTTCTGATAAATTTGCAGCAAAAGCTACATTGTCTTATTTAGAAGGTGAAGATTGGCATGCAACAGATTATAGAAATACAGATGGAGATGAATATATTGCAGGAGATAGATCTGATCCTAATTATAATGGGGTTAATGTTTATGGTGATGTTGCATCCACAAATTTAGGAGGAGCAATAGGTAGAGTAAGTAGAACAGGTTATAATGAAAATGACTTGATGGATTATGGTGTTAAAAGTGTAAAATTTGGAAGTTCATTAAACTATCGTCCTTTTGGTGATGATCGTTTAGAAGTTATTTGGAATTCTAAGATAGGAGTAGGTACTACTCAATATTTAGGAGGACAAAAATATAGCATTAAAAACTTTTTTCTAGAACAACATAAACTAGAATTTAAAGGAAAAAACTTTTTTGTAAGAGGGTATATGACAAATGAAGATGCTGGTGATTCTTATAATACTTTATTTGCAGCTTTAAATGTTAATAGAGCTTGGAGTTCAGATCAAAACTGGTTTACAGAATATGCAGGAGCTTTTTTAACTTCTACAGGAACAACAGAAGCAGAAAAACATGCAGGCGCAAGAGCTTATGCAGATAGAAACCGTTTAATACCTGGTACTTCAGAATTTAAGGCAGCGTTAGACAAGGTTACTAGTGATCCAGATTTAATTACTGGAGCAAAATTTAGAGATCAAACAAAATTATACCATGCAGATGCTAATTACAATTTTCAAGATGTTATAGATTTTGCAGAAATTCAAGTTGGTGGTTCTTACAGAAGATATTCTTTAAATTCTTTTGGAAATATTTTTACAGATTCTGATGGTCCTATTGATTATGACGAATATGGAGTGTATACCCAAGCTCAAAAGAAGTTTTTAGAGGATGATCGTTTAAAAGTAACAGCCTCTCTTAGATATGACAAAGCACAAAACTTTGATGGTAATTTTTCTCCAAGAGTTTCATTTGCCTATGCGGGTGGAGAAAATAAAAATCAAAACTTTAGAGCTTCTTTTCAAACAGGTTTTAGAAACCCAACAACTCAAGATCAATACATTGGTTTAGATGTAGGTAATGCTATTTTAGTTGGTGGAGTAGAGGATAATATAGATAGATATACTACAACTTTTCAAGATGGTAATGGAGATACTTATACCTTAACTGGTAGAGATGCTTATGAAAACTCTTTTACGGTTGCAAGTGGTGGAACTGTAAAAGCAAATGTAGATTTTGTGAAACCAGAAAAAGTAACTGCTTTTGAAGTTGGATATAGAGGACTTATTCCTGTTTCATTGAATAACATTACTATAGATTTAAGTGTATATTATAATCAATATGAAGATTTTATAGCTAATAAAAATGTAATTGTGCCTTATAATACAGTTGGAGGTTTTAAAGTTTTTCAATTGTATACTAATTCTGCTGCAGACATTAATTCTTATGGAGCTACTATTGGTTTAAATACTAAAGTTTTAAAAGGGTTTAATCTTGGTTTAAATTATACCTATGCTAAATTTGATTTTGACCAAGCGTCTGATCCAGATTTTGAGGCCGGTTTTAATACTCCAGAACACAAAGTAAAATTACAATTTGGTAAAACAGATTTATTTAAAAACTTTGGGTTTAATGTGAATGCAAGATGGCAAGATGAATATAGATGGGAAGCTTCTTTCTTAGATGGTACAATGAAAGCTAGAACAGTTATAGATGCTCAAATTAACTATAGTGTTCCTTCAATGAAATCTGTATTTAAATTAGGAGGAGCAAATTTAACAGGACAAGAATATTTAGGTGCTACTGGTGTTGGTGCTGTAGGTTCTCAGTACTACCTTTCTTGGACAATTAATAACTAA